Proteins co-encoded in one Lasioglossum baleicum chromosome 3, iyLasBale1, whole genome shotgun sequence genomic window:
- the LOC143207120 gene encoding bestrophin-4 isoform X2 — protein MTVTYTAEVATCRGLGCFLKLLLRWRASVYKLVWIDLALFLVIYYSLSSIYRLLLDEEQKKTFEAVVTYCNEYSDLIPLSFVLGFYVSIVMTRWWNQYMMIPWPDSIAVFVSATIHGNDERGRLMRRTIVRYVCVCLTMVLAMVSPRVKKRFPTMEHFVDAGLLLENEVAIFQTLNDKFPKPSKHWLPIVWASSIVTRARKEGRIRDDFAVKTLIDELNKFRGLCGSLMHYDTISVPLVYTQVVTLAVYTYFLTSVMGRQWVQSSSKSNIDLYFPVFTTLQFFFYMGWLKVAETLINPFGEDDDDFEVNWIIDRNLQVSYLIVDEMHHEHPELIRDQYWDEVFPTELPYTAEAKAFREDHPQPSTAGIQLPPAQPSSVRIDEMGADDAASGIHFTATGKMSRSASRVSARDRTLSGGSTPSNIGGSLTRVNSVTSVLKRLFSKEDRPDGSMFSGTKTPTQSSSTASLQNRVVVGGGSMRIGVIKEEADEQSTMTSMKSEKRPHVQSIFSPGPPPPSAPMTVPGTEHSRNGEIFACSAPVTGLAISDGDTNQGNIDIRNQRTTQSARSSVTYDPTLSYPGSVIVDDLISTQSSSSASIHSDDEFTKLQTQEEQQKKEKLHRRLGRSTSGQMNLLGGQSRSAPDTEELLLSELATTSRQSMVASDREDKTDSDRL, from the exons ATGACGGTCACTTACACCGCCGAAGTAGCCACCTGCAGAGGTCTTGGTTGCTTTCTAAAATTACTCCTAAG ATGGCGGGCGAGCGTTTACAAGCTCGTCTGGATAGACCTGGCCCTGTTCCTCGTGATCTACTATTCGTTGTCGAGCATTTACCGGCTGTTACTCGACGAAGAACAGAAGAAGACCTTCGAGGCGGTGGTGACCTACTGCAACGAGTACAGCGACCTGATACCGCTGTCGTTCGTCCTTGGTTTCTACGTTAGCATCGTCATGACCAGATGGTGGAATCAATACATGATGATACCGTGGCCGGATTCGATCGCGGTCTTCGTGTCAGCGACTATTCACGGGAACGACGAGAGAGGTCGATTGATGCGTCGAACTATCGTCAG GTACGTGTGCGTATGCTTGACGATGGTGTTGGCTATGGTTTCGCCCCGTGTGAAAAAACGATTCCCAACGATGGAGCACTTTGTGGACGCTGGTTTGCTGCTGGAGAACGAGGTAGCGATTTTCCAGACCCTGAACGATAAATTCCCGAAGCCAAGCAAACATTGGCTGCCGATCGTCTGGGCCTCGAGCATCGTGACTCGCGCGAGGAAGGAGGGACGGATCCGCGATGATTTCGCCGTCAAGACGCTGATCGACGAGCTGAACAAGTTTCGCGGTCTCTGCGGCAGCCTGATGCACTACGATACTATCAGCGTGCCTTTGGTTTACACTCAG GTGGTGACGTTGGCAGTGTACACGTACTTTCTGACGAGCGTGATGGGCCGACAATGGGTGCAATCTTCGTCCAAGTCGAACATCGATCTCTACTTCCCAGTGTTCACCACCCTGCAGTTCTTCTTCTACATGGGCTGGCTCAAGGTCGCCGAGACTCTGATCAATCCGTTCggcgaggacgacgacgacttCGAAGTCAATTGGATCATCGACAGGAATCTGCAA GTGAGCTACCTGATCGTCGACGAGATGCACCACGAGCATCCGGAGTTGATCCGCGATCAGTATTGGGACGAGGTCTTCCCCACCGAGCTTCCGTACACGGCCGAGGCTAAGGCATTCCGTGAGGATCATCCGCAGCCTTCGACGGCCGGAATTCAATTGCCTCCTGCTCAACCATCCTCGGTTAGGATCGACGAAATGGGGGCGGACGATGCCGCGTCTGGTATCCACTTCACGGCGACGGGAAAAATGTCAAG GAGCGCCAGTCGAGTGAGTGCTCGAGATCGTACGTTAAGCGGCGGTTCCACGCCCAGCAACATAGGTGGATCTCTCACGAGAGTGAATAGCGTGACCAGCGTGCTGAAGAGGTTGTTCAGCAAGGAAGACAGACCAGACGGCAGCATGTTCAGCGGCACCAAAACTCCGACTCAGTCCAGTTCCACTGCATCTTTGCAGAACCGCGTTGTCG TTGGAGGAGGCTCGATGAGGATAGGAGTGATCAAAGAGGAGGCTGACGAGCAGAGTACGATGACGTCGATGAAGTCTGAGAAGAGGCCTCACGTGCAGAGCATATTCTCACCTGGCCCACCACCTCCCAGTGCCCCGATGACCGTGCCCGGCACAGAACATTCCAGAAACGGGGAGATATTCGCTTGCAGCGCACCTGTGACCGGCTTGGCGATCAGCGACGGGGATACGAATCAAGGCAACATTGACATAAG GAATCAAAGGACAACGCAATCAGCACGGTCCAGCGTGACGTACGACCCGACTTTGAGTTATCCTGGCAGCGTGATAGTGGACGATCTGATCAGCACACAGAGCTCGTCCTCCGCCAGCATACATTCGGACGACGAGTTCACGAAGCTGCAGACGCAAGAGGAGCAGCAGAAGAAAGAAAAGCTGCACAGGAGGCTGGGTAGGAGCACCAGCGGACAGATGAATCTACTAGGAGGACAGTCGAGGAGCGCACCGGATACGGAAGAGCTGTTGCTGTCGGAATTGGCAACGACTTCACGGCAGTCGATGGTTGCCAGCGATAGGGAAGACAAGACCGACAGCGATCGGCTCTAG
- the LOC143207120 gene encoding bestrophin-4 isoform X1 — MTVTYTAEVATCRGLGCFLKLLLRWRASVYKLVWIDLALFLVIYYSLSSIYRLLLDEEQKKTFEAVVTYCNEYSDLIPLSFVLGFYVSIVMTRWWNQYMMIPWPDSIAVFVSATIHGNDERGRLMRRTIVRYVCVCLTMVLAMVSPRVKKRFPTMEHFVDAGLLLENEVAIFQTLNDKFPKPSKHWLPIVWASSIVTRARKEGRIRDDFAVKTLIDELNKFRGLCGSLMHYDTISVPLVYTQVVTLAVYTYFLTSVMGRQWVQSSSKSNIDLYFPVFTTLQFFFYMGWLKVAETLINPFGEDDDDFEVNWIIDRNLQVSYLIVDEMHHEHPELIRDQYWDEVFPTELPYTAEAKAFREDHPQPSTAGIQLPPAQPSSVRIDEMGADDAASGIHFTATGKMSRSCTETGKIARSASRVSARDRTLSGGSTPSNIGGSLTRVNSVTSVLKRLFSKEDRPDGSMFSGTKTPTQSSSTASLQNRVVVGGGSMRIGVIKEEADEQSTMTSMKSEKRPHVQSIFSPGPPPPSAPMTVPGTEHSRNGEIFACSAPVTGLAISDGDTNQGNIDIRNQRTTQSARSSVTYDPTLSYPGSVIVDDLISTQSSSSASIHSDDEFTKLQTQEEQQKKEKLHRRLGRSTSGQMNLLGGQSRSAPDTEELLLSELATTSRQSMVASDREDKTDSDRL, encoded by the exons ATGACGGTCACTTACACCGCCGAAGTAGCCACCTGCAGAGGTCTTGGTTGCTTTCTAAAATTACTCCTAAG ATGGCGGGCGAGCGTTTACAAGCTCGTCTGGATAGACCTGGCCCTGTTCCTCGTGATCTACTATTCGTTGTCGAGCATTTACCGGCTGTTACTCGACGAAGAACAGAAGAAGACCTTCGAGGCGGTGGTGACCTACTGCAACGAGTACAGCGACCTGATACCGCTGTCGTTCGTCCTTGGTTTCTACGTTAGCATCGTCATGACCAGATGGTGGAATCAATACATGATGATACCGTGGCCGGATTCGATCGCGGTCTTCGTGTCAGCGACTATTCACGGGAACGACGAGAGAGGTCGATTGATGCGTCGAACTATCGTCAG GTACGTGTGCGTATGCTTGACGATGGTGTTGGCTATGGTTTCGCCCCGTGTGAAAAAACGATTCCCAACGATGGAGCACTTTGTGGACGCTGGTTTGCTGCTGGAGAACGAGGTAGCGATTTTCCAGACCCTGAACGATAAATTCCCGAAGCCAAGCAAACATTGGCTGCCGATCGTCTGGGCCTCGAGCATCGTGACTCGCGCGAGGAAGGAGGGACGGATCCGCGATGATTTCGCCGTCAAGACGCTGATCGACGAGCTGAACAAGTTTCGCGGTCTCTGCGGCAGCCTGATGCACTACGATACTATCAGCGTGCCTTTGGTTTACACTCAG GTGGTGACGTTGGCAGTGTACACGTACTTTCTGACGAGCGTGATGGGCCGACAATGGGTGCAATCTTCGTCCAAGTCGAACATCGATCTCTACTTCCCAGTGTTCACCACCCTGCAGTTCTTCTTCTACATGGGCTGGCTCAAGGTCGCCGAGACTCTGATCAATCCGTTCggcgaggacgacgacgacttCGAAGTCAATTGGATCATCGACAGGAATCTGCAA GTGAGCTACCTGATCGTCGACGAGATGCACCACGAGCATCCGGAGTTGATCCGCGATCAGTATTGGGACGAGGTCTTCCCCACCGAGCTTCCGTACACGGCCGAGGCTAAGGCATTCCGTGAGGATCATCCGCAGCCTTCGACGGCCGGAATTCAATTGCCTCCTGCTCAACCATCCTCGGTTAGGATCGACGAAATGGGGGCGGACGATGCCGCGTCTGGTATCCACTTCACGGCGACGGGAAAAATGTCAAG GAGCTGTACGGAGACTGGCAAGATCGCGAG GAGCGCCAGTCGAGTGAGTGCTCGAGATCGTACGTTAAGCGGCGGTTCCACGCCCAGCAACATAGGTGGATCTCTCACGAGAGTGAATAGCGTGACCAGCGTGCTGAAGAGGTTGTTCAGCAAGGAAGACAGACCAGACGGCAGCATGTTCAGCGGCACCAAAACTCCGACTCAGTCCAGTTCCACTGCATCTTTGCAGAACCGCGTTGTCG TTGGAGGAGGCTCGATGAGGATAGGAGTGATCAAAGAGGAGGCTGACGAGCAGAGTACGATGACGTCGATGAAGTCTGAGAAGAGGCCTCACGTGCAGAGCATATTCTCACCTGGCCCACCACCTCCCAGTGCCCCGATGACCGTGCCCGGCACAGAACATTCCAGAAACGGGGAGATATTCGCTTGCAGCGCACCTGTGACCGGCTTGGCGATCAGCGACGGGGATACGAATCAAGGCAACATTGACATAAG GAATCAAAGGACAACGCAATCAGCACGGTCCAGCGTGACGTACGACCCGACTTTGAGTTATCCTGGCAGCGTGATAGTGGACGATCTGATCAGCACACAGAGCTCGTCCTCCGCCAGCATACATTCGGACGACGAGTTCACGAAGCTGCAGACGCAAGAGGAGCAGCAGAAGAAAGAAAAGCTGCACAGGAGGCTGGGTAGGAGCACCAGCGGACAGATGAATCTACTAGGAGGACAGTCGAGGAGCGCACCGGATACGGAAGAGCTGTTGCTGTCGGAATTGGCAACGACTTCACGGCAGTCGATGGTTGCCAGCGATAGGGAAGACAAGACCGACAGCGATCGGCTCTAG
- the LOC143207120 gene encoding bestrophin-4 isoform X3, which produces MTVTYTAEVATCRGLGCFLKLLLRWRASVYKLVWIDLALFLVIYYSLSSIYRLLLDEEQKKTFEAVVTYCNEYSDLIPLSFVLGFYVSIVMTRWWNQYMMIPWPDSIAVFVSATIHGNDERGRLMRRTIVRYVCVCLTMVLAMVSPRVKKRFPTMEHFVDAGLLLENEVAIFQTLNDKFPKPSKHWLPIVWASSIVTRARKEGRIRDDFAVKTLIDELNKFRGLCGSLMHYDTISVPLVYTQVVTLAVYTYFLTSVMGRQWVQSSSKSNIDLYFPVFTTLQFFFYMGWLKVAETLINPFGEDDDDFEVNWIIDRNLQVSYLIVDEMHHEHPELIRDQYWDEVFPTELPYTAEAKAFREDHPQPSTAGIQLPPAQPSSVRIDEMGADDAASGIHFTATGKMSRSCTETGKIARSASRVSARDRTLSGGSTPSNIGGSLTRVNSVTSVLKRLFSKEDRPDGSMFSGTKTPTQSSSTASLQNRVVVGGGSMRIGVIKEEADEQSTMTSMKSEKRPHVQSIFSPGPPPPSAPMTVPGTEHSRNGEIFACSAPVTGLAISDGDTNQGNIDIRGEITNISMQPPKFTRQSTC; this is translated from the exons ATGACGGTCACTTACACCGCCGAAGTAGCCACCTGCAGAGGTCTTGGTTGCTTTCTAAAATTACTCCTAAG ATGGCGGGCGAGCGTTTACAAGCTCGTCTGGATAGACCTGGCCCTGTTCCTCGTGATCTACTATTCGTTGTCGAGCATTTACCGGCTGTTACTCGACGAAGAACAGAAGAAGACCTTCGAGGCGGTGGTGACCTACTGCAACGAGTACAGCGACCTGATACCGCTGTCGTTCGTCCTTGGTTTCTACGTTAGCATCGTCATGACCAGATGGTGGAATCAATACATGATGATACCGTGGCCGGATTCGATCGCGGTCTTCGTGTCAGCGACTATTCACGGGAACGACGAGAGAGGTCGATTGATGCGTCGAACTATCGTCAG GTACGTGTGCGTATGCTTGACGATGGTGTTGGCTATGGTTTCGCCCCGTGTGAAAAAACGATTCCCAACGATGGAGCACTTTGTGGACGCTGGTTTGCTGCTGGAGAACGAGGTAGCGATTTTCCAGACCCTGAACGATAAATTCCCGAAGCCAAGCAAACATTGGCTGCCGATCGTCTGGGCCTCGAGCATCGTGACTCGCGCGAGGAAGGAGGGACGGATCCGCGATGATTTCGCCGTCAAGACGCTGATCGACGAGCTGAACAAGTTTCGCGGTCTCTGCGGCAGCCTGATGCACTACGATACTATCAGCGTGCCTTTGGTTTACACTCAG GTGGTGACGTTGGCAGTGTACACGTACTTTCTGACGAGCGTGATGGGCCGACAATGGGTGCAATCTTCGTCCAAGTCGAACATCGATCTCTACTTCCCAGTGTTCACCACCCTGCAGTTCTTCTTCTACATGGGCTGGCTCAAGGTCGCCGAGACTCTGATCAATCCGTTCggcgaggacgacgacgacttCGAAGTCAATTGGATCATCGACAGGAATCTGCAA GTGAGCTACCTGATCGTCGACGAGATGCACCACGAGCATCCGGAGTTGATCCGCGATCAGTATTGGGACGAGGTCTTCCCCACCGAGCTTCCGTACACGGCCGAGGCTAAGGCATTCCGTGAGGATCATCCGCAGCCTTCGACGGCCGGAATTCAATTGCCTCCTGCTCAACCATCCTCGGTTAGGATCGACGAAATGGGGGCGGACGATGCCGCGTCTGGTATCCACTTCACGGCGACGGGAAAAATGTCAAG GAGCTGTACGGAGACTGGCAAGATCGCGAG GAGCGCCAGTCGAGTGAGTGCTCGAGATCGTACGTTAAGCGGCGGTTCCACGCCCAGCAACATAGGTGGATCTCTCACGAGAGTGAATAGCGTGACCAGCGTGCTGAAGAGGTTGTTCAGCAAGGAAGACAGACCAGACGGCAGCATGTTCAGCGGCACCAAAACTCCGACTCAGTCCAGTTCCACTGCATCTTTGCAGAACCGCGTTGTCG TTGGAGGAGGCTCGATGAGGATAGGAGTGATCAAAGAGGAGGCTGACGAGCAGAGTACGATGACGTCGATGAAGTCTGAGAAGAGGCCTCACGTGCAGAGCATATTCTCACCTGGCCCACCACCTCCCAGTGCCCCGATGACCGTGCCCGGCACAGAACATTCCAGAAACGGGGAGATATTCGCTTGCAGCGCACCTGTGACCGGCTTGGCGATCAGCGACGGGGATACGAATCAAGGCAACATTGACATAAG GGGCGAAATAACCAACATTTCTATGCAACCCCCAAAATTCACGCGTCAGTCGACGTGTTAA